From Acidobacteriota bacterium, a single genomic window includes:
- a CDS encoding pilus assembly PilX N-terminal domain-containing protein, which translates to MRGSALIVTVLISATLTLLGLAFLSMADTEMMIAASGRDSEQLVHTADTGVRMVKAWFDQPVTGNPSISTQVLHKFLGTYDLRNPALFDRTKRVFDHDGDPNTPPVLADGTATKPFYRQGRTLWSPSAFMDIFHKPYRGDATTEFRGSESGPDILIADTVGAVDFLDKINQALFTDQSRTGRISQIAIFAPPMIPVGGVMKRAGVCTIKITVAKYRGMGLIGVVPVVTASSLKVGERTVKAVLGEVPGTLASGPLESCGPLSVTGALNAHWGRVIVSGNVALAPNLDLKVPSAFPFKSAARRLSGNAPGDDFNVWSANPDTTVEDPWLEVTAAGDLSGAGSTNAQPYPFSQASPIDSDHSNIFQRQAGVACAPFRYDVMKSAASSGDETARYFTYDAASGLFREWGVGAARSLYDWTHNQEGLFFFDTRDGLAPNGHGPGDPQTNLTPPIVIENVDWNFSGLLYVNAESMRVNNVVGVNRVMIPPGEPFDDANGNGAWDAGEAFVNLSYPTTVVAGAPGSSLVKSALAAQSATATSPDLEVYSSATTTGRDAQGIPITGQVSLFGVLFNAGNVVAEGTGRHYGSVIAGSAVVQNTAGADSPDIYFDQRLNNGTWPPAEIAFPRTQITGWVAGI; encoded by the coding sequence ATGCGAGGATCGGCACTCATCGTCACCGTTCTCATCTCGGCGACGTTGACGTTACTCGGGCTCGCGTTTCTCTCGATGGCGGACACCGAGATGATGATCGCGGCGTCGGGCCGGGACAGCGAGCAGCTCGTGCACACGGCCGACACCGGCGTGCGGATGGTGAAGGCCTGGTTCGATCAGCCCGTGACGGGGAATCCCTCGATCTCCACGCAGGTCCTGCACAAGTTCCTCGGGACCTACGATCTCAGGAACCCGGCCCTCTTCGATCGCACGAAGCGCGTCTTCGACCATGACGGCGACCCGAACACCCCCCCCGTCCTCGCGGACGGCACCGCCACGAAGCCCTTCTACCGTCAGGGGAGGACGCTCTGGTCCCCCTCCGCGTTCATGGACATCTTCCACAAGCCGTATCGGGGCGATGCGACGACCGAGTTCCGCGGCAGCGAGTCGGGCCCCGACATCCTCATCGCGGACACGGTCGGCGCCGTCGACTTCCTCGACAAGATCAACCAGGCGCTCTTCACCGATCAGAGCCGCACCGGGCGCATCTCCCAGATCGCGATCTTCGCCCCGCCGATGATCCCCGTGGGGGGCGTCATGAAGCGCGCCGGCGTCTGCACGATCAAGATCACGGTGGCCAAGTACCGCGGGATGGGACTCATCGGTGTCGTGCCGGTGGTGACCGCGTCGTCGCTGAAGGTGGGCGAGCGCACGGTCAAGGCGGTCCTCGGTGAAGTGCCCGGGACGCTCGCGAGCGGCCCGCTCGAGTCGTGCGGCCCGCTCTCCGTGACCGGAGCCCTGAACGCCCACTGGGGAAGGGTGATCGTCTCGGGGAACGTCGCGCTCGCGCCGAACCTCGACCTGAAAGTGCCAAGCGCATTTCCCTTCAAGAGCGCGGCGCGCCGCCTCAGCGGTAACGCGCCGGGCGACGATTTCAACGTCTGGTCCGCGAACCCCGACACGACCGTCGAGGACCCGTGGCTGGAGGTGACCGCCGCCGGCGATCTCTCCGGCGCGGGATCGACGAACGCGCAGCCGTACCCCTTCTCGCAGGCGTCGCCGATCGACAGCGACCACTCGAACATCTTTCAGCGCCAGGCGGGGGTCGCGTGCGCGCCGTTCCGTTACGACGTGATGAAATCGGCGGCGAGCTCGGGGGACGAGACGGCGCGGTACTTCACCTACGACGCCGCGAGCGGCCTCTTCCGCGAGTGGGGGGTGGGCGCGGCGAGGAGCCTGTACGACTGGACGCACAACCAGGAAGGGCTCTTCTTCTTCGACACGCGCGACGGCCTGGCACCGAACGGCCACGGCCCCGGCGACCCGCAGACGAACCTGACGCCGCCAATCGTCATCGAGAACGTCGACTGGAATTTCTCGGGGCTCCTCTACGTCAACGCCGAGTCGATGCGGGTGAACAACGTGGTGGGGGTGAACCGGGTGATGATTCCGCCCGGCGAGCCCTTCGACGACGCGAACGGCAACGGCGCGTGGGACGCAGGAGAGGCCTTCGTGAACCTCTCCTACCCGACGACCGTCGTTGCCGGCGCTCCCGGAAGCTCGCTCGTGAAGAGCGCGCTCGCGGCGCAGTCGGCCACCGCGACGAGCCCCGATCTCGAGGTGTACTCGTCCGCAACGACCACGGGACGCGATGCGCAGGGGATCCCCATCACGGGGCAGGTGAGCCTCTTCGGCGTGCTCTTCAACGCGGGAAACGTCGTGGCGGAGGGGACGGGCCGTCATTACGGGAGCGTGATCGCGGGGAGCGCCGTGGTGCAGAACACCGCGGGGGCGGATTCCCCCGACATCTACTTCGATCAGCGGCTCAACAACGGGACCTGGCCGCCCGCCGAGATCGCCTTTCCGCGGACCCAGATCACGGGCTGGGTCGCCGGGATCTGA
- a CDS encoding four helix bundle protein: MSSEMNGKTDPPEDPSGYRNLRVWEKSFELAVAIFKIADKIPQGLGISLNAQMRIAALSIPSYIARGQSRASGKEFLRGLYLAQGALSELETHLFLCAELGYATELEMRRVDVQIREIRRMSSSVISRLRAAAGSGSLQSLSEEIAAGIPAVQAAGPGK, translated from the coding sequence ATGAGCTCGGAGATGAATGGCAAAACCGATCCGCCGGAAGACCCCTCGGGGTACCGCAATCTGCGCGTCTGGGAGAAGTCGTTCGAGCTCGCCGTCGCGATCTTCAAGATCGCCGACAAGATCCCGCAGGGGCTGGGGATCAGCCTGAACGCGCAAATGAGGATCGCGGCGCTGTCAATCCCTTCGTACATCGCGCGCGGCCAGTCGAGGGCCTCGGGAAAGGAGTTCCTCCGGGGGCTCTACCTGGCGCAGGGGGCGCTCTCCGAATTGGAAACACATCTCTTCCTTTGCGCCGAGCTCGGGTACGCGACCGAGCTCGAGATGCGGCGCGTGGACGTGCAGATCCGCGAGATCCGCCGGATGTCGTCCTCGGTGATCAGCCGGCTTCGCGCGGCCGCGGGTTCGGGATCGCTCCAGTCGTTGTCGGAAGAGATAGCGGCCGGTATCCCGGCGGTGCAGGCGGCCGGGCCGGGAAAGTAG